A single genomic interval of Xiphophorus couchianus chromosome 2, X_couchianus-1.0, whole genome shotgun sequence harbors:
- the islr2 gene encoding immunoglobulin superfamily containing leucine-rich repeat protein 2 — MARRLLQLLALWTTLMGIVQSCPELCSCQDKFAHQFADCAYKDLLKVPVGFPFNVTTVSLSANKITSLESKNFINITQVTSLWLAHNEIVSIQTNTLAPLIQLRNLDISNNKIVNFPWGDLRNLTALQLLKMNNNEMVNLPKDAFSTLKDLRSLRINNNRFTTVVEGTFSALSSMSHLQIYSNPFTCSCSLEWLRDWIETTKISVPDPTQILCEAPEHLKGVQVSKIPKLQCEAPNVTITYQPNIENTVLHEGVSVILNCETKGSPMPQVSWEVIAGNQNYLFPLPSTPEVNDVPINDKTTNNRFLVFRNGTLAIPRMTKKEDGNYSCSAVNELGKAERSVKLALAPNPKQGSNSVPDSTLDKSRLSGKKLSDPKVAKNNVINWAKHEEKTKERPDGGSKHKTGGSEQAGGVYKDPSFGSKCGVREGSEYISNHAFNMTLDDLKQYTFDFGVIALEVSETEAKVQLNPLQLPSSKSNLHLSQAENQEMVVKEPFGQRQSSSSKDTLDMLYLCVKTGNGHSLVQWSNIEEGVNAYRFHGLQPGTNYTLCLTYGGQDCQVQVVFTTRKKIPSLLIIVVVSIFLLGLATVPLLGATCCHLLYKYQGKTYKLIMKAQNLDQMEKQMTRDFDPRASFVESEKTFNPSEVGEGEDEEEAEGHGEGEERDGDRDGDAEGSVVTESIPGSSSKTNPEEFEVCSEYSDRLPLGAEAVTISEEINGNYKQPSR; from the coding sequence ATGGCTCGAAGGCTCCTGCAGCTTCTTGCTTTGTGGACCACTTTGATGGGCATTGTGCAGAGCTGTCCGGAGCTCTGCAGCTGCCAGGATAAATTTGCCCACCAGTTTGCTGACTGTGCCTACAAAGATCTGCTTAAGGTGCCCGTCGGCTTTCCCTTCAATGTTACCACCGTCAGCCTCTCAGCCAACAAGATCACATCCCTGGAAAGTAAAAACTTTATCAACATCACTCAGGTCACCTCTCTCTGGCTGGCACACAATGAGATCGTCAGCATACAGACAAACACCTTGGCCCCCCTGATTCAGCTCCGCAATCTGGACATCAGCAACAATAAGATTGTGAACTTCCCCTGGGGGGATTTGAGGAACCTCACAGCTCTGCAGCTACTGAAAATGAACAACAACGAGATGGTCAACCTTCCGAAGGACGCCTTCTCCACACTCAAAGACCTCAGATCCCTGCGTATCAACAATAATAGGTTCACTACCGTTGTGGAGGGTACCTTCAGTGCCCTCTCCTCTATGTCCCACCTGCAGATTTACAGCAACCCGTTCACTTGCTCCTGCAGCTTAGAGTGGCTGAGAGATTGGATTGAAACCACAAAGATTTCTGTGCCAGATCCTACTCAAATCCTCTGTGAGGCCCCTGAACATCTGAAGGGTGTGCAGGTTTCAAAGATTCCTAAATTGCAATGTGAAGCCCCTAATGTCACCATAACCTACCAACCAAACATAGAGAACACTGTTCTTCATGAAGGTGTTTCGGTCATCTTAAACTGCGAGACAAAAGGAAGCCCCATGCCTCAGGTCAGTTGGGAGGTGATTGCTGGAAATCAAAATTACCTCTTCCCCCTGCCATCCACCCCAGAAGTAAATGATGTgccaataaatgacaaaacaaccAACAATAGATTTCTCGTATTCAGGAATGGGACTCTTGCCATCCCTCGCATGACTAAAAAGGAGGATGGTAACTATAGTTGCTCTGCTGTGAATGAGTTAGGTAAAGCAGAGAGAAGTGTCAAACTGGCTCTGGCCCCCAACCCGAAGCAAGGGAGCAATTCAGTCCCTGATTCAACTCTGGACAAGAGCCGTTTATCTGGTAAAAAGCTTTCAGACCCCAAGGTGGCCAAGAACAATGTGATCAACTGGGCTAAGCATGAGGAAAAGACAAAGGAACGCCCAGACGGCGGTTCAAAGCACAAAACTGGCGGCTCAGAGCAAGCTGGAGGTGTTTACAAGGACCCCAGCTTTGGGAGCAAATGTGGTGTGAGAGAAGGCAGCGAATACATCTCCAATCACGCCTTCAACATGACCCTGGATGACCTCAAGCAGTACACCTTCGATTTTGGTGTCATTGCGTTGGAAGTTTCGGAGACAGAGGCCAAAGTACAGCTAAACCCTCTGCAGCTCCCCAGCAGCAAGTCTAACCTCCATCTGAGTCAGGCTGAGAACCAGGAAATGGTTGTCAAGGAGCCCTTTGGTCAGCGGCAGTCTTCTTCCAGCAAGGACACACTGGACATGCTCTACCTCTGtgtgaaaacaggaaatggacACTCCCTGGTGCAGTGGTCCAACATAGAGGAGGGGGTAAATGCATATCGTTTCCACGGCTTACAGCCCGGCACCAATTACACTCTCTGCCTCACTTACGGGGGGCAGGACTGCCAGGTCCAAGTAGTCTTCACGACAAGAAAAAAGATCCCCTCCCTGTTAATTATTGTGGTTGTCAGCATTTTCCTATTGGGCCTGGCCACTGTTCCCTTGCTGGGAGCCACCTGCTGCCATTTGCTGTACAAGTATCAAGGAAAGACCTACAAGCTGATCATGAAGGCACAGAATCTGGATCAGATGGAGAAGCAGATGACAAGAGATTTTGATCCCAGGGCGTCATTTGTTGAGTCAGAGAAAACCTTCAACCCCAGTGAGGTGGGAGAGGGAGAAGACGAGGAGGAGGCCGAGGGACAcggagagggagaggaaagaGACGGCGATAGGGATGGTGATGCTGAGGGGAGCGTGGTGACCGAATCCATCCCCGGATCCTCATCGAAAACCAACCCGGAGGAGTTTGAGGTCTGCTCCGAGTACAGCGACAGGTTACCGCTCGGAGCGGAGGCCGTCACAATCTCGGAGGAAATTAACGGAAACTACAAGCAGCCCAGCCGCTGA